In Hemicordylus capensis ecotype Gifberg chromosome 3, rHemCap1.1.pri, whole genome shotgun sequence, one DNA window encodes the following:
- the PDZK1 gene encoding Na(+)/H(+) exchange regulatory cofactor NHE-RF3 — protein MASPLQTRECKLTKKDKETYGFCLRLEKFKAGHLVRNVEKGSPAEKAGLKDGDRVLRVNGVFVDNKEHGEIADLVRKCKEAVTFLVLDERSYENAQKAGISFEELGLKSPAQHQPEQPPWVTNGEATPGPQPRLCYLVKKGNSYGFSLKTTEGFKGLYIIDLSPQGPASAAGVQSNDRLIEINGENVENDTHEQVVDKVRKSGNKIVLLLSSKETDKYYCRQNKQLKRETANLKFLPHKPRILKLKKGENGYGFYLRMEENGKGHVIKDIESNSPAAEVGLKDNDILVAVNGESVEALSHYAVVEKIRKSGEQTTLMVVDEETYTMYKMAHISPCLYYHTMPAQSQRVEEVPTQTEEVNHKPRFFKLIKGSHGFGFHLNAINNLPGSFIREVKKGGPADLAGLQDDDIVIEVNGVNVENEDYEKVVARIHDGGNRLTLLVCGEAAYKYFKSQNISITASMAESSSDDSNNPPAYTEIQATEPEKALPEPRERTSSCSSASSEEDTTL, from the exons ATGGCATCTCCTCTTCAGACTAGAGAATGCAAGCTGACCAAAAAAGATAAAGAGACATATGGATTCTGCCTACGTCTTGAGAAATTCAAAGCAGGGCACCTCGTCCGGAATGTGGAAAAAGGAAGTCCAGCTGAAAAGGCAGGCCTGAAAGATGGTGACAGAGTCCTGAGAGTCAATGGGGTGTTTGTAGACAACAAAGAGCATGGAGAG ATTGCAGATTTAGTGCGGAAATGTAAAGAGGCCGTGACGTTCCTTGTCTTGGATGAGAGATCTTATGAGAATGCACAAAAGGCAGGAATCAGTTTTGAAGAGTTGGGTCTGAAGTCACCCGCCCAGCACCAGCCAGAACAGCCCCCATGGGTGACAAATGGAGAGGCGACTCCGGGTCCACAGCCCCGGCTCTGCTACTTGGTGAAGAAAGGAAATAGCTATGGCTTCTCCTTGAAGACCACTGAAG GTTTTAAGGGTTTGTACATTATAGACTTGTCCCCACAAGGACCAGCTTCAGCAGCTGGAGTGCAGTCAAATGACCGACTGATAGAAATCAATGGAGAAAATGTGGAAAACGATACTCATGAGCAAGTTGTAGATAAG GTGAGAAAGTCCGGGAATAAAATCGTGCTTCTGCTGTCAAGTAAAGAAACTGACAAGTATTACTGCAGGCAGAACAAGCAGCTGAAGAGAGAAACGGCCAATTTAAAATTCTTACCCCACAAACCCCGAATTCTTAAGCTCAAAAAAGGGGAAAATGGTTATGGATTCTATCTGCGAATGGAAGAAAATGGTAAAG GTCATGTAATTAAGGACATTGAGTCTAACAGCCCTGCAGCTGAAGTAGGCCTGAAGGACAATGATATCCTGGTGGCTGTAAATGGAGAGTCAGTTGAGGCCCTGAGCCACTACGCTGTGGTGGAAAAGATCAGAAAGTCTGGTGAACAAACTACACTGATGGTGGTGGATGAAGAAACTTACACCATGTACAAAATG GCTCACATATCTCCATGTCTCTACTACCACACAATGCCAGCACAATCTCAGCGTGTGGAAGAAGTGCCAACTCAAACTGAAGAAGTGAATCACAAACCCAGATTCTTCAAGCTAATAAAGGGCTCCCATGGATTTGGCTTCCATCTGAATGCTATCAACAATTTGCCTGGCTCATTCATCAGAGAG GTAAAGAAGGGTGGACCAGCAGACCTAGCAGGGCTGCAAGATGACGACATTGTGATAGAAGTGAATGGTGTGAATGTGGAGAACGAAGATTATGAAAAAGTGGTGGCAAGAATTCATGATGGTGGCAACAGGCTGACACTACTAGTATGTGGCGAAGCAGCATATAAGTACTTCAAGTCTCAGAATATTTCTATTACTGCCTCTATGGCAGAATCATCAAGTGATGATAGTAACAATCCTCCAGCATACACAGAGATACAAGCAACAGAGCCAGAAAAGGCACTACCAGAACCACGAGAGAGG ACCAGCTCATGCTCCTCAGCGTCCTCAGAAGAAGACACCACATTGTGA